A window of Dehalogenimonas sp. WBC-2 genomic DNA:
GCCCAGGAAGCTCGCAAGCGGGCTGAGCAAAGAATGTCTGAAAAATATGAACCCGGCTTTGATGCGGCGGAGAGTGAAGCTGCCTTGCACAGAGCAATAGCCAGGTTGGCCATCGCCGAAAAATCCAAACACCGCCGCAAGGGTGGTGTCGGTGGTCCGCCGCAAGTCGGCTGATACACTCTATAAGACGTACGAAATAAAGCCCTCAGTGAAAACTGAGGGCTTTTTGTATGGCAAAAAGTGATAAGACTCGAAAAGATCAAAAATAAAAACAGGGTATATAAAATATACCCTGTTCAATAATCAGGTTGATATTTAGAGTATTTCGAGTCTTGCCTTGGTACCGGCCTTGGCCGCTTTTACTCTTATCAGTGAACGCATAGCCTGGGCAATACGACCCTGCTTGCCGATAATGCGGCCTTTATCCACATCATCAACCTTCAGGGAGATTTTAATGCCTTCTTCTTCCTGTTCCTCTGTTACCACCACCTCTTCGGGTTTGTCTGCTAGGGATTTGGCAATGTACTCAACTAGCTCTTTCATGGTGGCTCCTTCATGGTTCGAGTGTTACAGGACTCCGGCTTTTTTCAGGAGTCTGGCTGCGGTGTCGGTAGGTTGAGCACCTTTGACCATCCAACTTTTAGCCTTCTCAGCCTCAATCTTAACAGTTTCGGGGTTGGTCATTGGGTCATAATGCCCGATAATCTCTATAAAAGCGCCGTTGCGTGAAGTATGAGAATCGGCAACAACAATCCTATAGCTTGGCTTCTTCGGGGCACCCATTCTGCGCAGTTTGATTTTTAACATCTTGGTTTAGAATTACTCGCTTATATTTTTAAGCTATTATCCGATATGCCAGTTATAGTGTCAACTATTGGGGTAAAAAATATCCTGTGATAAATTTAGCTTTCATTTGGCAAGCCTGACCTTCGGCAAGTATAATGACATAACGATGAATTTTAATGTGTTGCATGATTTTCATTTAACCCCTGCAGCGGCCATAGCATTACAGACAGAACTGGCATTGAATGTAGAGGCAGTTGATGTTTCAGCTAAAGTTGAATTGATAGCTGGGGTTGATGTGGCGGCGGGGAGGCAGGGCACCATCGGCCGCGCCGCCATAGTGGTGGTGCAGTATCCATCATTGGAAATTGTTGCTGAATCCGTTTATCAGGGCGTTACCGTTATGCCATATATTCCGGGATTGTTGTCGTTCCGTGAACTGCCTTTGATTATACCTGCGTTAGAAAAGCTGGCTCTGACACCCGATCTTTTTTTGGTTGATGGACACGGGATCGCGCACCCCAGGCGGCTTGGTATTGCCTCTCATCTGGGGCTTATTACCGGGATCCCGACTGTCGGCTGCGCAAAGTCGAGGCTTTGTGGTGAACATAAGGAGATTGCAACAGTTAAAGGCAGTAGTACTGATTTATTAGATGACAATGAAATTACAGGCAGAGTGTTGCGTACCAAGTCATGCTGTAAACCATTGTATATATCTGTAGGTCACAAGATCACTCTTGAAACAGCGGTGGCATGGGTGCTTAAATTAGACAGGGGTTACCGGCTGCCGGAACCGGTGCGGCTGGCACATAAAACCGCTGGAGAATACTGCCAGGCGGGCTAACCTTAAGGCTATATTATTCGTTATATAAGTGAGAAATGACTTTGGAAGTACCAGCCAGATTTACTGACATCATTGCGCGGATTAATCAAGACATGGTGCGTCTTTGACGTTCCGGAAAAAGAAGCTGAGATAAAAAAACTGGAAGCTACGTCGGTTGAACCCGGTTTCTGGCAGGATAGCCAGCAGGCGCAAGTTGTTATGCGCCGTCTGACGGAGCTTAAAAAATCAGTTGTGCAGTGGCGCAGCCTTGATAAGAGATTATCTGACTTGATTGAACTTGAGGAACTCTCCAGGGATGATCCCGGGC
This region includes:
- a CDS encoding endonuclease V, producing MASLTFGKYNDITMNFNVLHDFHLTPAAAIALQTELALNVEAVDVSAKVELIAGVDVAAGRQGTIGRAAIVVVQYPSLEIVAESVYQGVTVMPYIPGLLSFRELPLIIPALEKLALTPDLFLVDGHGIAHPRRLGIASHLGLITGIPTVGCAKSRLCGEHKEIATVKGSSTDLLDDNEITGRVLRTKSCCKPLYISVGHKITLETAVAWVLKLDRGYRLPEPVRLAHKTAGEYCQAG
- the rpsP gene encoding 30S ribosomal protein S16; its protein translation is MLKIKLRRMGAPKKPSYRIVVADSHTSRNGAFIEIIGHYDPMTNPETVKIEAEKAKSWMVKGAQPTDTAARLLKKAGVL
- the ylqC gene encoding KH domain RNA binding protein YlqC; the encoded protein is MKELVEYIAKSLADKPEEVVVTEEQEEEGIKISLKVDDVDKGRIIGKQGRIAQAMRSLIRVKAAKAGTKARLEIL